The genomic interval AGGGATATTGATGTGGATATTCCAGGGATATTGATGTGGATGCTCCAGAGACTTTGGTGTGAATATTCCAGGGTGGATGGTGAGGATGTTGCAGGGATATTGATGTGGATGCTCCCGAGACTTTGGTGAGGATGTTGCAGGGGGATGGTGTGGATGTTCTCCTGAGGGGGTGGTGTCAATGTTCTCCCAGAGAGGATGACGTGGATGTTTTCCCGGGGAGGTTGTCATGGATGTTCTCCCAGGAATGTTGGTGTGGATATTGCAGGAATATTGATGTGGATATGCCAGGAATATTGATGTGGATGTTCCAGGGACTTTGGTGTGGATATTGCAGTGACATTGATGTGGATATTCCATGGATATTGATGTGGATATTCTAGGGAGGTTGGTGTGGATATTGCAGGGAGATTGGTGTGGATATTCCAGGGAGGTTGGTGTGGATATTCCAGGGAGGTTGATGTGGATATTCTGGGGATGTTGGTGTGAATATTCCTTGGATATTGGTGTGGATATTCCAGGGACTTCGGTGTGGATATTTGGGGATATTGATGTGGACATGCCAGGGACTTTGTTGTGGATATTCCATGGATATTGGCGTGGATATTGCAGGGACATCGGTGTGGATATTGCTGTGGATATTTCATGGATATTGGTGTGGATATtgcagggacattggggtggATATTCCATGGATATTGGTGTGGATATTGCAGGGACTTTGGTGTGGATATTCCATGGATATTGGTGTGGATATTGCAGGGACATTGGTGTGGATATTCCATGGATATTGGTGTGGATATTCCGGGGACTTTGGTGTGGATTTCTCCTGTGCGAGCTCCCCCGGTGCTGGGAATTCCAGAGGCGTCCCGGGATGTGCTGCTGCGCTCCCTGCAGTGGCCACAGCCCCTGTTTGTAACCCTGTCCCTGTTCTCTCTGTCCCAAAGCCCTGGAGAGCCGGAGCCCAGCGCGGTGACGGGGCcctgtgggcacagcctggccctgctcctgtccccacgCAGCTGCAGCCAGGTGGGTGCCCCTGTTCCTCGGGAATCAGCTCCCCCTGTCCTTGTTGGGTCCaggcctccctgagcagcccctgtgtCCTTTTTGGTGGGGATCCCCTGGGATTTGGGCTTCCAACACCAGCCTGGGCCTCTCCGGGGATTGCTGGGCATTCATGgccagaggagcagcccctgcaccagtgcctggagctgcccACCCGTGCCTTGTGCCCTCACCAGTGGCTTGCCAGGAAATCCAGAGCTCCCTGAGCACCTCCTGATCCTGTTGCTGCATCCCGTGGCTGGTTCCTCCTCCCCAGccatccctgctttccccacATCCCATTCCTTCTCCTCCACCATCTGTTTTTCCACATCCAATCCCTCCTCCCTCACCATCCCTGCTTCCCCCACACTCAATTCCTCCTCCCTCACCATCTCTGCTTTCCTCGTGGCCAATTCCTCCTCCCTCACCGTCTCTGCTTTCCTCGTGGCCAATTCCTCCTCCCTCACCGTCTCTCCATGCCCGTACCCATTCCCTGCTCCCTCACCAGCTCTGTTTTTCCctccaggagctctgggctctcccAGGAGCCGATCCCGAGGGTTTCCCCATGGAATAGGCGCTTTTCCAGGTGCCTGGGCACACGAGAAGCTGAAGTTGGTCGCCCCGGGGCACCCGAACCCGCCGTGCCCTGGAGCCCCCGGCCTCTGCCATGAATGATGCATCCACCATGGATTATGAACTGCTCTCCCCGTCCCTGGTGGAGCACCCCGCCGGCGCCGCGGGCATGGATGCCGAGCAGAAAACTGTCTTTGCCTTCGTCATCTTCCTCCTGGTGTTCCTGGTGATGCTGATGGTGCGCTGCTTCCGCATCCTGCTGGACCCCTACAGCCGCATGCCCGCCTCCTCCTGGACGGACCACAAGGAGGGCTTGGAGCGGGGCCAGTTCGACTACGCCCTGGTGTGAGGGGAGCCCGGGCCGagctccagccccgctgcccctccatccatccatccatccatccatccatccatccatccatccatccatccatccatccatccatccatccatccatccatccatccatccatccttccctccttccctccctccctctgcaggGATGCTCCGGGCCGGGGGGGGGGCGAGCAGGGGGTCCGGCCCCAGGGAGGTTTTCTAGGCGTTTCTCTCTTTTCTAAGCACTTTTCATTTCTCTCGGCAGCCCGTGGGACGCTGCGGGTGGGACAGGGGGGCTGGACGGGGAccccggtgccccccgtgcccccgggCACCGCGGACGGGGCATGGCGGGACCTGCCCTCGGCCCGCGGGgcccccgggctgggctgggctctgcccggTGCCAGGCCCGAGCTTTGACCCCCGCCGCCCCCCGTGAGTGCCCCCGTGGTCCAGTGCGTGTCCGTGTGTCCTGTAGCTGAGCCGTGTCCGTCAGGGGTTTCTCGGCACCGGCGCCCAGTGCTGGCTTtgttcctcctctgtgccactcccgagccccccaaaagCGAGGGGAGGCTGGAGACCCCCCCTGTGCAGCCCCCCTTGGGCTCCAGCCCTGTCCGTGCCCAGCTGGTGACAACGgagcctggggacaccaggacggGTCAGGGCTCCCCAAAACACCCGGGAGAGGCTCCTGGGCCATCCCTGCCGGGGTGTCCGGCCCTCCCCGGGCTCTCCGGGGCTCTGCAAGTGGCCCAGGGGCTGCCAAGGGCCGTGGTGGGCAGCGGGAGGGTCCTGCCAAGGAATTTGGGCCAGGGGGGAGGGAGAACCTCGCCCCCCTCCATGGAAATGAAGGGATTTGGAAATGAAGGGATTTGGAAATGAAGGGATTTGGAAATAAAGCAGCACCGTGCCGACCCCAGCCGGCTCCTGCTCCGCTCTGTGCTGCGTGCCGGGAGGGGAACGGGACCCTCCAAAACCctgggggcaggaggaggaggaggaggaaaaggaggaggaagagcgaGGGGTCATTGTGGATACTGCAGGAGTGGCCACCAGGTCACTCTGTCCCCAGGGCATGGGGACCCAGCCCGGCCACCTCCTGTCCCAGCACGGTCCGGCACGAATCCCCGCTCACGCACGGAGCTGTTCCGGGACATTCTGCGGCTGTCCGAGCCCCTGTTTGCCCCTGCCCGGGTCTGTCCCCTATGTCCGGGTCTGTCCCCTCTCTCCgggtctgtcccctctgtccggtgctgtcccctctgcccggtgctgtcccctc from Melospiza melodia melodia isolate bMelMel2 chromosome 7, bMelMel2.pri, whole genome shotgun sequence carries:
- the CTXN1 gene encoding cortexin-1 is translated as MNDASTMDYELLSPSLVEHPAGAAGMDAEQKTVFAFVIFLLVFLVMLMVRCFRILLDPYSRMPASSWTDHKEGLERGQFDYALV